Within the Mauremys reevesii isolate NIE-2019 linkage group 2, ASM1616193v1, whole genome shotgun sequence genome, the region GCCATTGTACCTCTGTTTCTGGAATGCTAGTGCTTCATAGTACAGCTCTAAGGGAGAAAATGCATCTGAAATTATGCCAGGATGCACTATTCATCTTCCAAAAATAGAAAGTAATGGAAATCCTTATTCTTCCAACCCCAATTACCAATTGCTGTTGTCACCAATTGAATTATTTACAGTTGTTATATTTGCCATAGCTGCTTGCAGATGAGGTGCTCTTGAATGTTGCCTAATCCTACCTAGTTGCTGTTGACCACAGAATGAATATTTAGCATGATGTATGAACTTTGGATTTTACAGACGTGCTCATCTGCGGTTGTGTCTGGAGAAGCTGAAAGGGCTGGTACCACTTGGGCCTGAATCCAACAGACATACTACACTGAGTTTACTAACAAAAGCTAAATTGCACATAAAGGTGAGTTCATGCTAGTTTAATCATGTAAATGAGCATGCCAAGTATTACTGAATAAAGTGCTGTAAAAACTATTGCTTGACAATAAATTGTGGATAAAATCCTGCTTCAGGACCAGTTCCTTAGTCCTTCTGAAGGTCTGTCTCCTGCAAACAAGAGAAGTAATCTTTAAACACATGACTGAAATGACATAGGGATGAAAGTGACAATGAttgttccccaaaataatttcctgCTGATGCTTTTAGTCGCAATCAGTGAAGATCAGATCTGTCTAGAAGTTTTTAACTTAATTTCTATCTCTCCGGGGGGTCTAAAAAGTGTCTGCTGGGTGGACTGCTTCTTACCACCAGCTGTAGCTGGACTGGTCAGTGCTTAAAGTAGCAGGGTGAAGTTCTATGCTACTGCCAGTGAAGAGATGGGAGAAAAAGTTCCCAAGAGGGTCACTTTTGTGGGTTCAAAAAGCTTCAGCGCTATGGACAGTAGAAACCCTTTGATCTTGACTAAGATGCTAAGATCAGCCTTTATTCTGACCCTATAATGGTAAATATTtaaagttgttgggttttttaatacTTTTGTTGAGAAACATCAGTCTCCTGATGTTGTGATTTGTCTTGAGGAAAACACTGACACACACTTGAAACATGGAATCAATATGAATTGCATACCTGAAGACCTTGCTGTTTAAAGGAAGAAATATCTTATAGCCAAGAGTTAAGATACAACAATACTAGCTTTACAATAGCATCCTGACAGGAAGAAAAGGCTTTGATTTCTAAGCTAATTGTGATGCTGTAACTTAGATGCTAGTTGGTTAACATTTTTCAGAGATGCTAACATGGTTAAACTGGCTGACAGGCTCAGCTGTGGACTCAGGCTATTATGAATCAAGACTCTGTCCTTGTATACCAATTTTTTCTCATCACAATTATCGGTGGACATCATTTTAATGTTACGTCTCACATATATTACTGTAGCATCCAGAGGCCTGAGTTGGGACCTTCATACTGTTGGGCATTGTACAAATATAAAATCTGTGCCCCAAAGAGTTTCTCAATATTTGTACTGTTcagtaggtttaaaaaaaaaaaggcaaatatttaaCTTTCAGTTGAATGGTTTTGATATCTTTCCTTTGCAATACCAAATATTTTTAGAGTACATAGTATTGTTAAGTGGAAGATAAAGGGGGTGGCACTGAGGGACTTGGTTGGCGTCAGTCTGATTACAAATAGCTAGCTATCAAATACTTGGAATGTATATTAATAGGATTGAGATGCTGCCAGATAATTGCATAAAAACAATTTTGAGAGGGAAGCATTATTTATACACATCCCCATGTGGCCATTAGATAATTCTAATCCAGCGATAGCTCAATCCTAACCTCTTAACAGTGCCCTGTGAGATCTGGCTCCTGCACCAaagcccaacagaaaaaaaaactttccttgtTGTGGCCACTCCATGAGAACACCCAAACTTCGTTTCTTTCCCACTGTCCAAGTAAACAGGAAAAGTCTGCTTCTGTAAATTCTAATGAACTCTGTTTACTTCCAATGTACTGTGATGAGAAGGATGGGGttaaggggaggggagagatgagTTGTCTTGAGAGTTCAAAGGGTTCCTGCTCTGGATAAGCAAATGTGCATTTGGTATGTGAGGCATTTGGAATAACTTCAACTTTGGTGTTGGTTTTGAAAACAGCTTTAACTGGCAGTCACCCTTATTGGTGACCAAAGTCTTGTTTGGTTGAGATGAGTAGAGATGCTCACAGTGCATATGACAGCACAGGATGATGCTCTGTGTACAGATGGTAACACAAACCTCAAACCTTTAGCAAGTCTGAAACTCTGACAGCACAATTAAGGGTGTAATAAAGCAGATATATTTTCACTTGAGCAATGTGCTTcaattgttttccttttaaaattttctttggTTCATAACTACCTCTAATACATATTCTTAAAATGTGTAGAGCATGCTGGCCTAGATTCAAACGCAAGTACCTGTCATCAGACACCTAAAGCcatagttaggtgcctaagtgacctgtatttcaaaggtgctgagcacccatgtctgaaaattaggccacttgCTTAAGTGTGTGAGCTTGTAAATGTTGGCCTTAGTCCATAATGTCCAGAAGAACTAACAATGCCTTTTAACCCACAGAAGCTTGAAGACTATGATAGAAAAGCAGTACACCAAATAGATCAATTGCAGCGAGAACAACGGCATCTGGAAAGGCAACTGGAGAAGCTGGGCATAGAAAGAATAAGAATGGACAGTATAGGATCTACTGTTTCTTCAGAGCGTTCAGATTCTGACAGAGGTAAGTCACCTCAGTTTGCTAAGAATATTTATACTTGTAGCTGAAACCTTAAAATGCTTTATCAGGTTGTTCCAACACTACTTTCTTTTGCTTACAGAAGAAATTGATGTGGATGTCGAAAGCACAGACTATTTAATGGGAGACCTAgactggagcagcagcagtcctAGTGATTCGGATGAAAGAGGAAGCATGCAGAGCGTCTGTAGTGATGAGGGCTATTCCAGCTCTGGCATTAAAAGATTAAAGCTGCAGAACAATCACAAGCCTTGTCTCAATCTATAAGAAGCAACTCAGTAGCTGTTCCATCCATTGCAGTTTCCCTGTTGGATCTTATTAGGTAGTATATTGGACCGTCCCACAATTCTCTTGCACGTAAATTTAATGTACCACCAACATTAGCGAAATCAGCTTTGCCTAAGTCCTGAAACAGTGCATAGGGTTGTGGGTTATAAGCTACTCTCTGGAGCACGCATCTGATTGCATCCACTAGCTTCTCTTTCTGTCAGTAAACTCATCTCTGTGAGACTGTACATTCCAACCAAATTTTGAAGTACCCAAGAGTATTTTAGCAGTAATAGAGAGCTAACCCCCCCTTATTTTTTTGCCTTGATGTTATTGTCTAGTATTCTAGACCTACCTTGTCTTTGCTTAGCAACATAATGTATCTAATATCCAGAACTAGTGGCTAAACATAACTTTGTTTTGATCAACAATCTGAAAGGGGAACCCAACTTCCTCATAGTACAGATCTGGAAATGGGTGGACTAAACTTTCAAAAGTAGAGGGTGGAGCATTTTAGCTGTCCTGTCTCTGATACTTGTGAGAATTGTGTAGCAGAATCTCAAACTTGCTTTGGAAATTTACTCCTATTTATTATGGGTATTGCATTTTTAGTAGTGTAGCTGTATTACCACCTGACCCAGTCCTCTTGACCTAACTCattcaaagctcccattgacttaaagtTCAAAGGGGTGTATATTTGCGGCCTTTACTTTCAAGAGTAACCCCATTGAACTCTGTCTCAGATTAGCAGCCAGCAAAtgacagtgggagttttgactagCGCAGGACAGTGGGACCAATTTTGGGACGTTCTGAGTAGTTCTTGGAAGATTGTAGGCAATCGGCACCTCGCAGGATTGGGCTGCAAGACCTTGGGAACACAGATACGCTGCTCCACCTCTTGCAGATACCTTGGTAGGATGTCTTCAGCCTTGCACATCCCAGTTTCTTTAATACCTAAACCCAAATGGTACTATTTCTCTAGTGCAATTTATTGTGACCTCATTGCATTACAGCTGCATATTACTGTTCTAGGCAAGTTTTCCTAGAAGTTTGTTCTTGCTTCTCATCTCTGGGACAATTCTTTTCTACCTCAGAGAGATGAACAAAGATTATCTCAATCCCTTTAGCACAAAAATAATTATGCCTCATTTGTTTCTATAAGCAATGCTTGGTCCTCCTCAAATCTGTTTTACTACAAATTTTAGCAATAACTGAGTGATGAAGTCAGCTGTGGTAATCTTGGGTGTCAGTGATTGGGCACATTTTACAGGATGTTGCTACTACTACCTTACTACAATTATTCAGTGAAGTGCTATTTGCATTAAAGCACTTCCTCACCAGGTTGAATTATAAGGCACTCTAAAACTGGCTCATAAAAGATTTTGTTGCCAGCTTAAACCTtaatattttcccccaaaaaatatGGTTTTCAACCTTGCAACATATTCATTTAAGCTAAATAGAGCACATGTAAATGTACATAATACACATGATCTATAAATAGTATTTATTCATTTTATATAAAATTAATGTAATGGAGATACATTCTTATGCCTTTGTGCTTTTATAGATGTTCTGGAAACTTTGTATGTAGAGGTCTGCTAACAGAgagagaaatatatatatatagagagagagagacagatttcTTCAGTCCTCTTTCCTTGAAACATTTTAAGGTCTTTATATTCAGCCCACTTGGCAAACTCCTCACAATGAATATTCAATATTTGATTCTGGTAATACAACCAGCTGGTACAAGGTGACCAGAGAAGCCCTAATATCCAACAGAGCAATTTCACTATATAAAAGGGCTATGTAGCTTATTTAGTGATGGTCAACAAAAGTGGGCTTTCACACTTGCCTGCAGTCTTTAAAAATGCAGTTCACGAGACTGAACTAGTCAAGCTGCCAAAAGCCACTAAGACACTCTGTAAAGTGCAAATGAGCAAACTATATaaaatttagattttgttttcttaaaatatcctcaAGCTATTTTTGGATAATTTGAACgcttttgaaaaaaagaaaagatgggaaatggGGCTAGTGGATTGCTAAAAATCTCCAAAGTATATTCTCTTTGTGTgtgctatgtttaaaaaaaaaaaaggaattttttttttaaacagctggaATTTTCAGATGTCCAGCAGATTTGCACTGAACTACAACTTGTATGCCTTTTGCATTTGTAAGCCTGCTTCCTGAGTACAAGCAGAGAATCTTCAGAGAGCTAGCTCAAAACCTGTAAACTAGAAAAAATGTTGAATATCTGCACTTTGAGGTCCTTTGCTCAATATGTTTTTGCTTGAAACCTCTTGCTTTTCCCCCCTTCAAATAAGTGTTGCATAAACTGCCTCACAAAACCAAACCTAGAGTTGCAGATATTGCTACCTTTAAAAAGGTAGCAAAGTAACTTTAGATATTTGGAAAGTGTTGGAGGGGTATATTTGAAATATTAAATTGTGTATTttgtatgtgtttttttttttaatttagaaatacTGAGTCTTAAGGCTTCAGCGTAATGTGTTTTTTAATTGTTGTGCCTTTGAGTTAACTACAttcttttcttccccccccccccccctttggtgAAATATTGAGTGTTTTTGTCCCTATATAAAACAGTAATTATTTGACCTTTGCACTGTTTGGATGTGGTCCTCTCAATTTTGATGGCATAGAAAATGTTGAACTTTGAAAATGATGCACTAATGTCAAAACTGACACAAGGGTATACGTGGTGTCTTTTCCAAAACTCTAGGCAGGTGCAGTAAATTTTGCTACTGTGGGCTCCAAGGCCACTTTTGTATTGGCTAGGACCATCCTTGGCAGCTTCAAATCTCTCTGGTCCTCTTTGCTAGTCAACAAGCCCAAGCCTCAGGCAGCTAAGTCTACTTCCAAGGCTGCTGAAATGGTAGCATTTTTCTCTGTTTTGCCAGCCTTTTCCTCGAATTCACTGATCCACCAGCATTATTACTAAATAAgctgcagaaaataaaaaaaaattgtagatTGTTAAGGGAGTGAGGGACTACTCGTATATTCCAAGTTTACGATTGATAGTTGCACAGATGTGTGTGAATATAAAACACACTTTTTCTTGTGAAAAGGGCAGATTAAAAAGTACTGCCATCAGTAACTAAGTTTCAGTGAAAATGATGAAACCAAGCACACGCTCAATTGGAAGAGAAATCAGAAACTCTTGCACTTAGTAATCAGAGCAGAGGAAAAAAATTTTGCAGTAACTTGTGTTAATGATGGTCTGTCTTAAACATCCTAAAGTACTGTTTGTAACTATTGAGCTTGTTTTCCTGAGTGTTGAGCACCCAGAATCTAATTTCTTCTACAAAGCAGAGCTTTCAACTCTTCATGGTGCTGATAGTCACATCTTGTGAATTTCCAGGGTTGTTGCTAATACCAATTTATGATGAAAATTCAAAGAGCACTTTTTTGAGAAGCACTGTAGGTGCCACTAACTTCACAACATCTTATAAGATGATCTGAAACACTTTAGAGCTCTGGACGTTAACAGGCCATGGTCTGCCAATTGCCACACTAGCACTTTGTTCTCTAATAAGGCACTTCTCTCTCCCAGTCCCAAACCCACTACAGCTCTATATCGGCTCTGAAAACAAAAAGAGAGCCCTATATC harbors:
- the MXD1 gene encoding max dimerization protein 1 isoform X2; protein product: MLPYSNKDRDALKRRSKSKKNSSSSRSTHNEMEKNRRAHLRLCLEKLKGLVPLGPESNRHTTLSLLTKAKLHIKKLEDYDRKAVHQIDQLQREQRHLERQLEKLGIERIRMDSIGSTVSSERSDSDREEIDVDVESTDYLMGDLDWSSSSPSDSDERGSMQSVCSDEGYSSSGIKRLKLQNNHKPCLNL
- the MXD1 gene encoding max dimerization protein 1 isoform X1, with the protein product MAAAATRVCVNIQMLLEAAEYLERREREAEHGYASMLPYSNKDRDALKRRSKSKKNSSSSRSTHNEMEKNRRAHLRLCLEKLKGLVPLGPESNRHTTLSLLTKAKLHIKKLEDYDRKAVHQIDQLQREQRHLERQLEKLGIERIRMDSIGSTVSSERSDSDREEIDVDVESTDYLMGDLDWSSSSPSDSDERGSMQSVCSDEGYSSSGIKRLKLQNNHKPCLNL